A genomic region of Eucalyptus grandis isolate ANBG69807.140 chromosome 5, ASM1654582v1, whole genome shotgun sequence contains the following coding sequences:
- the LOC120293468 gene encoding glutamic acid-rich protein-like — protein sequence MSIVCGTITTMMGEERVPYWKDPKLENDSHTPVYSIEDANWSEEEGEIVEQEEGQEDEPIDEEPKEEELEEEPEDKPEANFEEEKLEDKPEEGEEEFEEDNDPEEDSEYDPDED from the exons ATGAGTATTGTTTGTGGTACCATCACTACCATGATGGGCGAAGAGAGGGTCCCATATTGGAAG GATCCTAAACTCGAGAACGATTCTCATACTCCCGTGTATTCCATCGAAGATGCTAACTGGagcgaagaagaaggggaaattGTTGAGCAGGAGGAGGGACAAGAGGATGAACCTATAGACgaggagcctaaggaggagGAACTAGAGGAGGAACCTGAGGACAAGCCTGAGGCGAATTTTGAGGAGGAAAAGCTCGAGGACAAAcctgaagaaggagaagaagagtttgaagaagataatgatcCAGAGGAGGATTCAGAGTATGATCcagatgaggactga